CAGGTCGGGGACTTGGGCGAGGGAGGCCGGAGCAACGGCGATATCGAATTTCATTGGGTTGACCCTTTCGGACAGTTTCCATTATAGGTCAACCCGCTTCCGGGAAAAGCAATTTTTCGTAAAGATTTCCGGAACAGCGCCTAAATTCTTCAGGTTCGCCAAAGGTGGCTGTCACTTATAAAGAGAAAGGCGCTTCTCACGGAGAGCCATTGTTCTGGTTGCCCGCATTCCAGTAATCGCGCATCAATTCCTTTGACCAATCGGGCTGGCGGACGTTGCTCTGTGGCAGGAACTCGGCCATGACCGGCTTGATGTCCAGAACCGGCGTGCCGTCAATTGCGTCGAGGCCCTCGACTCGCAAAACCTTCCCGGCCCGCCCGATGACTCTGACAACAGCCAATCCGATCCGGTTGGGCCGGTTCTTGCCTCGTTGGGCGAAGATGCCCACTCTGGGCCAGGCCGGGTTGTTGCGCGGGTGGCGGGCGCCGGTGATGATCTTCCCCTCGTCAACCTTGTCAAAATAGAAGACGATTTCGGCGTGTGAAAATTCTTCGAGACCCCACAGGCTTTCCTCGCTCAACGAGTCGGCGAGGGCAATCTCCGAAATAATGCCGCCCCAATTGTCATCTTCGATCTCTTTTCGTGAGTTCCTCACAAAGCCGATGGGTTGCAAGGTGATCATGAGTCCATCCAGACCGTTCGATCTTCAAACGAGGGGCGCGAGATGACGGGCGGTTCGTTGAGCGGGTAGCCGATGTGGACGAAAGCAATCAGGTGTTGATCCGGGGCGAGGCCGAAGAAGGCTTTCACGTCCGGGTCGAGGGCGTTGGGGCCGGTATTCCACTTGGCGGCTAACCCGAGAGCGTGCGCGGCCAACAACAGGTTTTGCGTCGCCGCCGCCGCGGCGCACACGTTTTCGATCTCAAGCACTTTTGGCTCACTCGGTTTGTCCACCGCCACGACAATCAGCAGAGGCGAGCGCAGGGCCTTGGAGCGTTGCACAGCCACGACTTCGTCGTTAGCGTTCGGCTCGCGTTTGCGAAAGGCGGCGGCGAAAACATCGCCAAGCCGCTCGCGGGCCGCCCCGGTGAGGACGAAGAATCGCCACGGGCGCACTCGGTAGTGGTTGGGCGCTTGGGCGGCGGCGCTCAACATCTGTTCGATCAGCGCGCGCGGCGCCGGATCAGGTTTGACTTTGCCAATGGATTGGCGGGTGTGAATGGCGTCGAGAGTGTTCATAGTCAGAAGATCAAAAGTGTTCGTCACCGGTATTTTAGCGCAGATGCTTCAACGCTAAAGCGCCGACGACGAACACTTCAAAGGCAAGGAATGAAGCGCAGGTGATTTAAGCGGTGGCGCGAACCGGTTTCGTCGCCAGACGCATCGTCCACCAGCGCACCGCGCCGAGGGTGATCAGCCAGTAACTAACGTAGGCAATGAGTTCGACGAGCGAGGGCGTGGGCGTGTAGCCGACGAGGGTGCGCAGGAATTGACCGGCGACCGATTCTTTGCTGATGAGGGCGCTGGTGTTCCAAACTTGTTCGATGACTTCGGGCAGGAGTCCGGCCTCCTGGAATTCGTGGACGCCGTGCATGAACAGCCCGGCGGCGAAGACAAGCAGGAGCAGGCTGGTGATGTCGAAGAACAGCCGCACGTTGAGCCGGACGGTGGAGGCGTAGATCAGGTAGCCAATCAGGGCGGCAAGGCCCAGGCCGATCACCGAGCCGATGAGCGTGTCAATGCCACTCGACTGAAAGGCGG
Above is a genomic segment from Chloroflexota bacterium containing:
- a CDS encoding SAM-dependent methyltransferase, which gives rise to MITLQPIGFVRNSRKEIEDDNWGGIISEIALADSLSEESLWGLEEFSHAEIVFYFDKVDEGKIITGARHPRNNPAWPRVGIFAQRGKNRPNRIGLAVVRVIGRAGKVLRVEGLDAIDGTPVLDIKPVMAEFLPQSNVRQPDWSKELMRDYWNAGNQNNGSP
- a CDS encoding nitroreductase produces the protein MNTLDAIHTRQSIGKVKPDPAPRALIEQMLSAAAQAPNHYRVRPWRFFVLTGAARERLGDVFAAAFRKREPNANDEVVAVQRSKALRSPLLIVVAVDKPSEPKVLEIENVCAAAAATQNLLLAAHALGLAAKWNTGPNALDPDVKAFFGLAPDQHLIAFVHIGYPLNEPPVISRPSFEDRTVWMDS
- a CDS encoding FTR1 family protein — its product is MLVSLLLTLREGLEAALIVGIVFGYLRKIGQAQYGRVAWAGVLAAALLSAALAVGITAVGAELEGRSEQLFEGTTMMLAVVVLTWMIFWMRSQARNFKTSLESDVQKAVSRGTAWGLFALTFLAVFREGIETALFLGAAAFQSSGIDTLIGSVIGLGLAALIGYLIYASTVRLNVRLFFDITSLLLLVFAAGLFMHGVHEFQEAGLLPEVIEQVWNTSALISKESVAGQFLRTLVGYTPTPSLVELIAYVSYWLITLGAVRWWTMRLATKPVRATA